From Deltaproteobacteria bacterium, a single genomic window includes:
- a CDS encoding branched-chain amino acid ABC transporter permease — MKLIVPPWVRPRAVIALAIATAILAIAPLLHGNRYWHNQLTETLAAIATALAWNWLGGYLGQVSFGHAAMIGVGGFVAGRLQLALGVPMLAAWVIAGVIAGLYALVWGHPTLRLRGPYFSIATIGVGEATRLICTYWVWLTGGSSGMSLPVQANLKYQLYWYALALAVIALAASYVLRRSPLGLSLLAIKSDVDAAGDVGVSSVRLQDLVLFLSGLTMGVCGGFYASYYSFIEPNDMFGFLRSISFVLMGVIGGIGTIGGPAIGAVVFVLLRNNLIASFPQLYLGLYGLLLIFVILFEPLGLTGLFLRIFHRVRPDLAVGGPVEEAPVAATGATAAPREAK, encoded by the coding sequence ATGAAACTCATCGTGCCGCCCTGGGTGCGGCCGCGGGCCGTCATCGCGCTTGCGATCGCTACTGCCATCCTCGCGATCGCGCCGCTGCTCCACGGCAACAGGTACTGGCACAACCAGCTCACCGAAACCCTCGCCGCCATCGCCACTGCTCTCGCCTGGAACTGGCTCGGCGGCTACCTGGGTCAGGTGAGCTTCGGTCACGCCGCGATGATCGGCGTCGGTGGATTCGTCGCCGGCCGGCTGCAACTCGCCCTTGGAGTGCCGATGCTCGCCGCGTGGGTGATCGCGGGCGTCATCGCCGGGCTGTACGCGCTGGTCTGGGGACATCCGACGCTCCGTCTCCGCGGGCCCTACTTCTCCATCGCGACCATCGGCGTGGGAGAAGCGACACGCCTCATCTGCACGTATTGGGTCTGGCTGACCGGCGGGTCCTCGGGCATGTCGTTGCCGGTGCAGGCGAACCTCAAGTACCAGCTGTACTGGTACGCGCTCGCCCTGGCCGTGATCGCGCTCGCGGCTTCGTACGTGCTGCGGCGTTCGCCTCTCGGCCTCTCGCTGCTGGCGATCAAGAGCGACGTGGACGCCGCGGGCGACGTAGGGGTGTCGTCGGTCAGGCTGCAGGACCTGGTGCTCTTCCTCTCCGGCCTGACGATGGGCGTGTGCGGCGGCTTCTACGCCTCGTACTACAGCTTCATCGAGCCCAACGACATGTTCGGCTTTTTGCGGAGCATCTCGTTCGTGCTCATGGGGGTGATCGGCGGCATCGGCACCATCGGTGGACCGGCGATTGGCGCGGTAGTGTTCGTCCTGCTCCGGAACAACCTCATCGCCTCGTTTCCGCAGCTCTACCTGGGATTGTACGGGCTGCTGCTGATCTTCGTGATCCTCTTCGAGCCGCTCGGCCTCACCGGGTTGTTCCTGCGTATCTTCCACCGCGTGCGGCCGGACCTCGCGGTCGGCGGTCCCGTGGAGGAAGCGCCCGTCGCTGCGACCGGCGCCACGGCGGCGCCGCGGGAGGCGAAATGA